The following coding sequences lie in one Takifugu flavidus isolate HTHZ2018 chromosome 4, ASM371156v2, whole genome shotgun sequence genomic window:
- the LOC130524375 gene encoding neurexophilin-4, which produces MQLLGWTVLLLCQWILRKVQGLEKQVDSDLGPVGSVMKTLPYGMGGGSTGTTGGVVKPPYQTRVFSTSIDQTPMKSKPPTYNFFYPYDSTRNQSLLLDQTGYRSKRKPSLKTAMKTKKIFGWGDFYFNVKTMKFSLLVTGKIVDHINGTFTVYFRHNSSSLGNVSVSIVPPTKVVEFKVLQQQQVYTEQDVLIQETHQSTIDPKEAKTFNCRVEYEKTNRSKKPKPCLYDPSQTCFTEHTQSHAAWLCAKPFKVICIFISFFSIDYKLVQKVCPDYNFQSEHPYFG; this is translated from the exons ATGCAGCTTCTTGGTTGGACCGTCCTTCTTCTGTGCCAGTGGATCCTGCGTAAG GTCCAAGGCTTGGAAAAGCAAGTGGACTCAGACCTGGGACCAGTTGGGTCTGTGATGAAGACGCTACCATACGGCATGGGAGGAGGCTCGACGGGCACGACAGGGGGTGTAGTCAAGCCTCCATACCAAACACGCGTTTTTTCCACATCGATCGATCAGACACCCATGAAATCCAAACCGCCCACTTATAATTTCTTTTATCCATACGACTCCACCCGGAACCAGTCGctgctcctggaccagacaggcTATCGCTCCAAGCGCAAGCCCTCACTAAAGACAGCCATGAAGACCAAGAAGATCTTCGGCTGGGGCGACTTCTACTTCAATGTCAAAACCATGAAGTTCAGCTTGTTGGTGACAGGGAAGATTGTCGATCACATCAACGGAACGTTCACGGTTTACTTCCGCCACAACTCATCCAGCTTGGGCAATGTGTCCGTCAGCATCGTGCCGCCCACCAAAGTGGTGGAGTTTAaggtcctccagcagcagcaggtgtacACCGAGCAGGACGTCCTGATCCAGGAGACCCACCAGTCCACCATCGACCCTAAAGAGGCAAAGACCTTTAACTGCCGCGTGGAGTACGAGAAAACCAACAGGTCCAAGAAACCCAAACCCTGCCTGTATGACCCGTCCCAGACCTGCTTCACGGAGCACACCCAGTCCCACGCGGCCTGGCTCTGCGCCAAACCTTTCAAAGTGATctgcattttcatttccttctttaGCATCGATTACAAGCTGGTTCAGAAAGTGTGTCCGGACTACAACTTCCAAAGCGAGCACCCTTACTTTGGATGA